A genomic window from Chlorobium phaeobacteroides DSM 266 includes:
- a CDS encoding putative toxin-antitoxin system toxin component, PIN family encodes MGKKKQAMSFRIVLDTNCIVSALIFSRHKMSWLRHNWQSGNIIPLVNKETASELIKVFTYPKFKLTKTDRSLLLADFLPYAETVTSLEVPTDVPLIRDKTDQIFLTLAIAAKADALVTGDHDLLVIKESFKTIPIITPGEFEQWVKERGM; translated from the coding sequence ATGGGCAAGAAAAAGCAAGCCATGAGTTTTCGCATAGTGCTTGATACGAACTGCATTGTCTCTGCACTCATATTTTCGAGACACAAAATGTCATGGCTTCGCCACAACTGGCAATCCGGGAACATCATACCGTTAGTCAACAAAGAAACCGCCAGCGAACTGATAAAAGTATTCACCTATCCAAAATTCAAGCTCACCAAAACAGATCGATCCCTGCTGCTGGCCGATTTTCTGCCCTACGCCGAAACGGTAACCTCACTTGAAGTCCCGACTGACGTGCCACTCATCAGAGATAAAACCGACCAGATATTCCTGACGTTAGCCATAGCAGCTAAAGCAGATGCCCTGGTCACTGGCGATCACGATCTGCTTGTTATAAAAGAAAGTTTTAAAACGATCCCGATTATCACACCAGGTGAATTTGAGCAATGGGTAAAAGAACGTGGGATGTAG
- a CDS encoding IS1634 family transposase produces the protein MSDYRYRLYNGATWEGHTLKDAIAHIKSMAEVDRVVFVADSGLLSKDNLDLIEESKKHYIVAARLKNQPESIKKQILDKASYQSGNQMMIKEIALPGKRRLLVNYTEKRARKDAHDRQKALVKLQKKINKSKNPESFISNAGYRKYLKIEHQQSVQIDDEKIRHAEEWDGLHGVITNISDMSARDAFEQYQGLWQIEESFRLTKHDLRVRPIYHARPRRIQAHVAICFMALVCIRHLSYRVKLQYQPLSPEIIRNELVHVQQSILIHKTNGTRYGIPSKPTQHAKKIYQIMGEKLSSMPFLIA, from the coding sequence ATTTCCGACTACAGATATCGTCTCTACAACGGAGCAACGTGGGAAGGCCACACACTCAAGGATGCCATAGCTCATATAAAAAGTATGGCTGAGGTTGATCGTGTGGTGTTTGTTGCCGATAGCGGATTACTCTCAAAGGACAACCTTGATTTGATTGAAGAGAGCAAGAAGCACTACATTGTAGCTGCACGGTTGAAGAATCAGCCTGAAAGCATCAAGAAGCAGATTCTCGATAAAGCAAGTTATCAGTCGGGAAATCAGATGATGATCAAAGAGATCGCATTACCAGGAAAACGGCGACTGTTGGTCAACTACACCGAAAAACGGGCAAGAAAAGATGCTCATGATCGCCAAAAGGCGTTGGTCAAACTGCAGAAGAAAATCAACAAATCGAAAAATCCAGAATCGTTTATCAGCAACGCTGGTTATCGAAAATATCTGAAGATAGAGCATCAGCAATCCGTGCAGATTGATGATGAAAAAATCAGGCATGCCGAAGAGTGGGATGGGCTGCATGGTGTCATCACCAATATCAGTGACATGTCAGCACGCGATGCCTTTGAGCAATACCAAGGGTTGTGGCAGATCGAAGAATCATTCCGGTTAACCAAACATGATCTGAGAGTCCGTCCTATTTACCATGCAAGGCCAAGACGAATTCAGGCGCATGTGGCCATCTGTTTTATGGCGCTGGTCTGCATCCGTCATTTATCGTACCGGGTAAAGCTGCAATATCAGCCCTTATCGCCGGAAATCATTCGCAATGAACTGGTTCATGTGCAACAAAGTATCCTGATTCATAAAACGAATGGAACTCGTTATGGAATCCCTTCAAAACCAACTCAGCATGCCAAAAAGATTTATCAGATCATGGGCGAAAAACTCAGTTCAATGCCCTTCCTTATAGCATAG
- a CDS encoding CTP synthase: MARPKNVKHIFVTGGVISSLGKGILSASLGMLLKSRGLKVAIQKYDPYINVDPGTMSPYQHGEVYVTDDGAETDLDLGHYERFLDEATSQASNLTMGRVYKSVIDKERSGEYLGGTVQVVPHVIDEIKDRMAELAKNGNLDVLITEIGGTIGDIESLPFLEAMRQMKLEMGERNLLNIHLTFVPYIKAACELKTKPTQHSVKMLLETGIQPDILVCRSEKPLSREIKNKVGHFCNVNELDVIGLNDCDTIYEVPLMLLKEKLDLRVMKKLGLKKFREPNLEYWRDFCNKVLHPTEGEVTIGVCGKYTEYPDAYKSILEAFIHAGASNNVRVTIKLLRAEDAEAGSFDFKKEMQGVSGVLVAPGFGDRGIEGKISFIRYAREQNIPFFGICLGMQCATIEFARNVCGLHDANSTEFNKRTRFPVIDLMEQQKKVKEKGGTMRLGSYPCIIKEGSKAYDIYKKFLINERHRHRFEFNNTYRSALEEQGMVFSGTSPNGELVEIIELKDHRWFVGVQFHPELKSRVQQVHPLFHGFVAAAKEYEKGSRQMELTVDMPSFMPVENEPAQ, from the coding sequence ATGGCACGCCCTAAAAATGTAAAGCATATTTTTGTTACCGGAGGGGTCATCTCCTCTCTTGGCAAAGGTATACTGTCGGCGTCGCTCGGCATGCTGCTGAAATCAAGAGGGCTCAAAGTAGCCATACAGAAATACGACCCCTATATCAACGTCGATCCCGGCACCATGTCCCCCTACCAGCACGGAGAGGTCTATGTAACCGACGACGGCGCTGAAACCGACCTTGATCTCGGCCACTACGAGCGATTCCTCGACGAAGCCACCTCCCAGGCATCGAACCTCACTATGGGAAGAGTCTACAAATCCGTCATCGACAAAGAACGGAGCGGCGAATATCTCGGCGGAACCGTGCAGGTCGTACCGCACGTCATCGACGAGATCAAAGACAGAATGGCCGAACTCGCCAAAAACGGCAACCTCGACGTACTCATCACCGAAATAGGCGGAACCATCGGCGACATCGAGTCCCTTCCCTTCCTCGAAGCGATGCGGCAGATGAAGCTTGAAATGGGAGAGCGCAACCTGCTCAACATCCACCTCACCTTCGTGCCCTATATCAAGGCCGCCTGCGAGCTCAAAACCAAGCCGACGCAGCACAGCGTCAAAATGCTCCTTGAAACCGGCATACAGCCCGATATTCTCGTCTGCCGCAGCGAAAAACCGCTCTCCAGAGAGATCAAAAACAAGGTCGGCCACTTCTGCAACGTCAACGAACTCGACGTCATCGGGCTCAACGACTGCGACACCATCTACGAAGTGCCGCTCATGCTGCTCAAGGAGAAGCTCGACCTGCGCGTCATGAAAAAGCTCGGTCTCAAAAAATTCAGGGAACCGAACCTCGAATACTGGAGAGACTTCTGCAACAAGGTACTGCACCCCACAGAGGGCGAAGTAACCATCGGCGTCTGCGGCAAATACACCGAATACCCCGACGCCTACAAATCCATTCTCGAAGCATTTATCCATGCCGGCGCAAGCAACAACGTACGCGTCACCATCAAGCTGCTCCGGGCCGAAGACGCCGAAGCGGGATCGTTCGACTTCAAAAAAGAGATGCAGGGGGTCAGCGGAGTACTTGTAGCGCCCGGATTCGGCGATCGCGGCATCGAAGGTAAAATAAGCTTCATCCGGTACGCCAGGGAGCAGAACATCCCCTTTTTCGGAATCTGTCTCGGCATGCAGTGCGCCACCATCGAGTTTGCCCGCAACGTCTGCGGCCTGCATGACGCCAACTCCACCGAATTCAACAAACGAACCCGCTTTCCCGTTATCGACCTCATGGAACAGCAGAAAAAGGTCAAGGAAAAAGGCGGAACCATGCGGCTCGGCAGCTACCCCTGCATCATCAAAGAGGGCTCCAAAGCCTACGACATCTACAAAAAATTTCTTATCAACGAACGGCACCGCCACCGCTTCGAATTCAACAACACCTATCGTAGCGCGCTTGAAGAGCAGGGGATGGTCTTTTCCGGAACCTCGCCCAACGGCGAACTTGTCGAAATCATTGAACTCAAGGATCACCGCTGGTTTGTAGGGGTGCAGTTCCATCCCGAACTCAAATCGAGAGTGCAGCAGGTACACCCTCTCTTTCACGGCTTCGTTGCCGCGGCAAAAGAGTACGAGAAAGGTTCCCGCCAGATGGAACTCACCGTCGACATGCCATCCTTCATGCCTGTTGAAAACGAACCGGCGCAATAA
- the istA gene encoding IS21 family transposase encodes MYNKVKEFAREGLSIRQISRKTGMDRVTVRKFLRMTDEEFSAFLALQKRRLRKLQPYEQFVKDRVTDYPDCSATQVEDWLKEHHPVFPEVTTRTIYSFVQWIRKAYDLPKPKGTPRAYHPVEQLPYGEQAQVDFGEYWMASADACKVKVHFMIMLLSRSRRKFVSFSQQPITTRFVLEAHEQAFSFFEGIPHTLVYDQDSTIVTDENRGAILYTEAFRKYLLHRSLKIHLCRKSDPESKGKIEAGVKYVKYNFLPGRRFVNLEVLNQEALLWLERTANAKEHATTRLIPDAEWQVEKQHLRPFEPLPYPISGTVGKEYHVRKDNTISYRGNFYSLPVGTYAGPGTLVVLEVRQNTLCLYAQEGRLLANHPIESGKGTVVINNNHRRDTSSKLRELQDSLMLLFTNQEHAERFLESIHNRYPRYSRDQFLHVRNAISGCQQKLIDDALAHCVDHHLFSSGEFHDILHHYRKQEEKQSHQAVFNTFRPKTLRSDMDRMLSFVPDSSGITTYENIFS; translated from the coding sequence ATGTACAACAAAGTTAAGGAATTTGCCCGAGAAGGATTAAGCATCCGCCAAATCAGTCGAAAGACGGGCATGGACAGAGTGACGGTGCGCAAGTTCCTCCGCATGACCGATGAGGAATTCAGTGCGTTTCTTGCTCTGCAGAAGCGGCGCCTCCGAAAATTGCAGCCTTATGAACAGTTCGTCAAGGATAGGGTTACCGACTATCCTGACTGCAGTGCAACTCAAGTTGAAGACTGGCTGAAGGAGCATCACCCTGTTTTTCCGGAGGTAACGACTCGAACGATCTACTCTTTTGTCCAGTGGATCCGAAAAGCCTATGATCTTCCAAAACCGAAAGGAACCCCTCGTGCCTATCATCCGGTCGAGCAACTTCCTTACGGAGAGCAGGCGCAGGTTGATTTCGGTGAGTACTGGATGGCGAGTGCTGATGCCTGCAAAGTGAAGGTGCACTTCATGATCATGCTGCTCTCCCGAAGCCGCAGGAAGTTTGTCAGCTTCAGCCAGCAACCGATTACGACCCGTTTTGTGCTTGAGGCTCATGAACAGGCATTTTCTTTTTTTGAGGGCATACCGCACACACTGGTCTATGATCAGGATTCCACCATTGTTACCGATGAGAACCGGGGTGCTATCCTCTATACTGAGGCATTCAGGAAATACCTGTTGCACCGCAGTCTGAAGATCCATCTCTGTCGGAAAAGCGATCCGGAAAGCAAAGGAAAAATCGAGGCCGGCGTCAAATATGTGAAGTACAACTTCCTGCCGGGGCGACGCTTCGTCAATCTTGAAGTCCTGAACCAGGAAGCGTTGCTCTGGCTTGAACGAACAGCCAATGCCAAGGAACATGCCACAACGCGGCTGATACCTGATGCTGAATGGCAGGTGGAGAAACAGCATCTTCGTCCTTTTGAACCCTTACCCTATCCGATTTCCGGTACTGTCGGTAAAGAGTATCACGTTCGCAAAGACAACACGATCTCGTATCGAGGGAATTTCTATAGCCTGCCGGTCGGCACCTATGCAGGGCCGGGGACACTGGTTGTGCTGGAAGTCAGGCAGAACACCCTTTGTCTCTATGCTCAAGAGGGCAGGTTGCTGGCCAATCACCCGATTGAGAGCGGCAAAGGCACCGTGGTGATCAACAACAACCATCGCCGTGATACCTCCTCCAAACTGCGAGAGTTGCAGGATTCGCTCATGCTGCTTTTCACCAATCAGGAACACGCGGAACGGTTTCTTGAAAGCATCCACAACCGTTATCCCCGATACAGTCGAGACCAGTTCCTGCATGTACGCAATGCCATCAGCGGATGCCAGCAGAAGCTGATTGATGATGCCCTCGCACACTGTGTCGATCATCATCTCTTTTCGTCCGGTGAGTTCCATGATATCCTGCACCATTACCGGAAGCAGGAGGAAAAACAGAGTCATCAGGCGGTGTTCAACACCTTCCGCCCGAAAACACTCCGAAGTGATATGGACAGGATGCTCTCGTTCGTGCCGGACAGCAGTGGCATAACCACCTATGAAAACATTTTCAGTTAA
- the gyrA gene encoding DNA gyrase subunit A — translation MQRERILPISIEEEMRDSYLDYSMSVIVSRALPDVRDGLKPVHRRVLYGMHELGLQAGKPHKKSARIVGEVLGKFHPHGDTAVYDSLVRLVQDFSMRYPLIDGQGNFGSIDGDSPAAMRYTEVRMKAIAGEMLKDLDKETVDFSLNFDDSLEEPTVLPSAIPNLLVNGSSGIAVGMATNIPPQNLREVVDGIIALIENPDIEIADLMKHVIAPDFPTAGIIYGYEGVKQAYLTGRGKVVIRARALVEVTQKNGRESIIVTELPYQVNKVRLIEKIVELVHDKKLEGIADIRDESDRDGMRLVIELKRDAVAKVVLNNLYKHTPMQDTFGVIMLALVDGMPRVLNLKQMMEYYIRHRNEIVLRRTQYDLTAAEKRAHILEGLKICLDNLDEVITTIRQSPDAPTAQSSLMEKFGLTEIQSKAILEMRLQRLTGMERKKIDMEYQETLLLIDELRSILANPQKQMQIIREELLKVKDVYGDARRTEIVPQEGDFSIEDMIAQEDVVITITHDGFIKRFPVSGYRRQARGGKGVAGAQAKHDDFVEHMFIASTHNYILFFTTRGRCYWLKVYEIPEAGRTARGRSLANIMELQPAEKIRAYINIRNFDEPGFIVMATGNGTVKKTGLDEFSRPRRNGIAAITIEENDELIDARLTDGDHQIILAKSSGYVVRFPESEIRSMGRTAMGVRGITLDADEKCISMVTTKRFDTTLLAVTDNGFGKRSRVEDYRLTKRGARGVITLKAHEKTGAMVGLLDVNDEDDLIIITNNGIVNRQHVSDIRLTGRNTSGVRLIRLMAGDIISALARVPKSDEEIDPDSLPENPDGQIDLF, via the coding sequence ATGCAGCGCGAAAGAATATTGCCGATCAGTATCGAAGAGGAGATGCGGGATTCCTATCTCGACTATTCCATGTCGGTTATTGTCAGTCGTGCGCTGCCCGATGTCCGCGACGGGCTCAAACCGGTCCATCGCAGGGTACTCTACGGTATGCACGAACTCGGGCTGCAGGCAGGCAAGCCCCATAAAAAATCTGCCCGTATCGTCGGTGAAGTGCTTGGCAAGTTTCACCCCCACGGCGACACGGCCGTCTACGACAGTCTTGTCCGACTTGTGCAGGACTTTTCAATGCGCTACCCGCTGATCGACGGACAGGGCAACTTCGGTTCGATTGACGGCGACTCGCCGGCGGCCATGAGGTACACCGAGGTCCGCATGAAAGCCATTGCCGGCGAAATGCTCAAAGACCTCGACAAGGAGACCGTCGATTTCTCGCTCAACTTCGACGACTCCCTCGAAGAACCGACCGTTCTGCCCTCGGCAATTCCCAATCTCCTGGTCAACGGCTCCTCCGGCATTGCCGTAGGCATGGCCACCAACATCCCTCCCCAGAACCTCAGGGAGGTTGTCGACGGCATCATAGCGCTCATAGAAAACCCCGACATCGAAATAGCCGATCTCATGAAACATGTGATCGCCCCTGATTTTCCTACCGCAGGCATCATATACGGCTACGAAGGGGTCAAGCAGGCATACCTCACCGGAAGAGGCAAGGTGGTTATCCGCGCGCGAGCGCTCGTGGAGGTCACCCAGAAAAACGGACGCGAATCGATTATCGTAACCGAATTGCCCTATCAGGTCAACAAAGTCAGGCTGATCGAAAAAATCGTTGAACTCGTCCACGACAAAAAGCTCGAAGGCATAGCGGATATCCGCGACGAATCCGATCGGGACGGCATGAGGCTGGTTATCGAACTCAAAAGAGACGCCGTAGCCAAAGTCGTACTGAACAATCTCTACAAGCACACCCCGATGCAGGACACCTTCGGGGTCATCATGCTTGCGCTGGTCGACGGCATGCCGAGGGTACTCAATCTCAAGCAGATGATGGAGTACTACATCAGGCACCGCAACGAGATCGTGCTTCGCCGGACGCAATATGACCTCACCGCGGCAGAAAAACGGGCGCATATTCTCGAAGGGCTCAAAATCTGTCTCGACAACCTCGACGAAGTCATCACCACCATCCGCCAGTCCCCCGACGCTCCGACGGCCCAGAGCAGCCTCATGGAAAAGTTCGGACTCACGGAAATCCAGTCGAAAGCCATACTCGAAATGCGTCTGCAGCGCCTCACCGGCATGGAGCGCAAAAAAATCGACATGGAGTACCAGGAAACCCTGCTCCTCATTGACGAGCTTCGCTCCATTCTTGCCAACCCCCAGAAGCAGATGCAGATCATCCGCGAAGAGCTGCTTAAAGTCAAGGATGTATACGGCGACGCCCGCCGCACAGAAATTGTGCCGCAGGAAGGAGACTTTTCCATCGAAGACATGATCGCCCAGGAAGACGTGGTGATCACCATCACCCACGACGGCTTTATCAAGCGCTTTCCCGTATCGGGCTACCGACGCCAGGCAAGGGGAGGAAAAGGGGTAGCCGGAGCCCAGGCAAAGCACGACGACTTTGTCGAGCACATGTTTATTGCCTCAACGCACAACTACATCCTCTTCTTCACCACCAGAGGACGCTGCTACTGGCTCAAGGTCTACGAAATACCCGAAGCCGGTCGTACCGCTCGGGGCCGCTCCCTTGCGAACATCATGGAGCTGCAGCCGGCAGAAAAAATCAGGGCATACATCAACATCCGGAACTTTGACGAACCGGGCTTCATCGTTATGGCAACAGGAAACGGAACCGTCAAGAAAACCGGGCTCGACGAATTCTCCCGCCCGAGACGAAACGGCATAGCCGCCATCACCATCGAGGAAAACGACGAACTGATCGACGCTCGGCTTACCGACGGCGACCACCAGATCATTCTTGCCAAAAGCTCGGGTTATGTCGTGCGATTCCCCGAAAGCGAAATCCGCTCCATGGGGCGCACCGCGATGGGGGTCAGGGGCATTACGCTCGACGCCGACGAAAAGTGCATCTCCATGGTCACCACCAAACGCTTTGACACTACGCTTCTGGCCGTAACCGACAACGGATTCGGCAAAAGAAGCCGGGTCGAAGACTACCGCCTCACCAAAAGAGGAGCTCGCGGGGTCATAACGCTCAAGGCGCACGAAAAAACCGGCGCGATGGTCGGTCTGCTCGACGTCAACGACGAAGACGATCTGATCATCATCACCAACAACGGCATCGTCAACCGCCAGCACGTATCCGATATCAGGCTCACCGGAAGAAACACCTCCGGCGTCAGACTCATCAGACTCATGGCGGGAGACATCATCTCCGCGCTTGCGCGTGTGCCGAAAAGCGACGAAGAGATCGATCCGGACTCTCTTCCCGAAAACCCGGACGGCCAGATCGATCTCTTTTAG
- a CDS encoding AbrB family transcriptional regulator, giving the protein MLAKITSKNQLTLPKSIISSIPRTDYFQIEVENGRIMLTPVRIQQADAVRDKLATLGIDDEDVLDAVQWARKSKP; this is encoded by the coding sequence ATGCTTGCAAAAATCACCAGCAAGAATCAGTTGACCCTGCCTAAATCAATTATAAGCTCCATTCCCAGGACTGATTACTTTCAAATAGAAGTAGAGAATGGACGAATCATGCTTACACCAGTGCGTATACAGCAGGCAGATGCCGTGCGCGATAAATTGGCGACATTAGGTATCGATGACGAAGATGTTCTGGATGCAGTACAATGGGCAAGAAAAAGCAAGCCATGA
- the istB gene encoding IS21-like element helper ATPase IstB: MERTITTIQEHARELNLTGLAGTVDLLLEEARKSEPSYSDFALTLLESELSCRRKAHLERRRKIANLPLLHDLDHYDSGVQNGISQVQLQQLRQLLWLDQNFNLILIGPSGTGKSYLAGGLCHEALKLGYHALFRTMDDLIQTIRFKEITAAAAREYKRLLSAHLLVIDDIMMFPLEKSVAVGLFQLVNQLHEQTSFIITTNKSPKEWAEMLGDEVLATALLDRLLYKCEVIKLTGKSYRLEHRTTIFEQQQSPEGGGNRRKKQLPLQKGVGNHCKMT, translated from the coding sequence ATGGAAAGAACCATTACCACCATACAGGAACACGCCCGAGAACTTAATCTCACCGGGCTGGCAGGAACCGTCGATCTCCTGCTCGAAGAAGCGCGCAAAAGCGAACCATCCTACAGTGATTTTGCGCTGACCCTGCTTGAAAGTGAACTCTCCTGCCGACGGAAAGCTCATCTTGAACGGCGCCGGAAAATAGCAAACCTTCCGTTGCTCCATGATCTTGATCATTATGACTCGGGAGTGCAAAACGGGATCAGCCAAGTCCAGCTCCAGCAGTTACGGCAACTGCTCTGGCTCGACCAGAACTTCAACCTGATCCTTATCGGGCCAAGCGGAACCGGCAAGAGCTATCTTGCTGGCGGGCTCTGCCATGAAGCGCTGAAACTCGGTTATCACGCACTGTTCCGCACCATGGATGACCTCATCCAGACTATCAGGTTCAAAGAGATTACAGCGGCGGCAGCAAGAGAGTACAAACGATTGTTGAGTGCGCATCTGCTGGTTATCGACGACATCATGATGTTCCCGCTGGAAAAAAGTGTTGCCGTCGGGCTGTTCCAGCTTGTCAACCAACTGCATGAACAGACATCATTCATCATTACCACCAATAAAAGCCCGAAAGAGTGGGCAGAGATGCTTGGCGACGAGGTTCTTGCGACGGCTCTGCTTGATCGGCTGCTCTACAAGTGCGAAGTCATTAAACTGACCGGCAAGAGCTACCGGCTCGAACACCGGACAACCATCTTCGAACAACAACAATCGCCGGAAGGAGGGGGCAATCGTAGAAAAAAGCAACTACCACTTCAAAAAGGAGTAGGAAATCATTGCAAAATGACGTAA
- a CDS encoding IS1634 family transposase — protein MFVRVKSTPNSPRQTVQIVASERIGDKVKQRIIRYVGVAMNDEELVKMKELAEFIKANLEEESAPALFRPDELAQMAIEGRKKADLSPDQPLTVDLKLLQEEDRVVVGIHEIYGKLFDELGFDRVIGDPARRVQAAKTIVHLVMARIANPASKRKSVLDLERDFGVKLDLNAVYRTLDYIDDQSIELIQKKAWDAATGLFAQKIDVIFYDCTTLYFESFTEDELREKGLSKEHKFIESQVLLAMMVTREGLPLGYCDRKTRISQFRKIRITQG, from the coding sequence ATGTTTGTTCGAGTCAAATCTACACCGAATTCACCAAGGCAAACCGTACAGATTGTTGCCAGTGAACGCATTGGAGATAAAGTCAAACAGCGCATTATCCGCTATGTCGGTGTTGCCATGAATGACGAAGAACTGGTAAAAATGAAAGAGCTGGCCGAGTTTATCAAAGCAAATCTTGAGGAAGAGTCCGCTCCGGCACTCTTCCGTCCTGATGAATTGGCTCAAATGGCTATCGAAGGACGAAAAAAAGCTGATTTGTCGCCAGATCAGCCGTTAACGGTAGATCTGAAGCTGCTTCAGGAAGAAGACCGTGTGGTGGTCGGCATTCATGAGATTTATGGCAAGTTGTTTGATGAACTTGGTTTTGACCGGGTGATTGGTGACCCTGCACGACGAGTACAGGCAGCCAAGACGATCGTACATCTGGTGATGGCCAGAATTGCCAATCCGGCAAGCAAACGCAAGAGTGTCCTCGATCTTGAACGGGACTTCGGGGTAAAACTTGATTTGAATGCGGTGTACCGAACGCTGGATTATATCGATGACCAAAGTATAGAACTGATCCAGAAAAAAGCATGGGATGCTGCGACGGGATTGTTCGCCCAGAAAATCGATGTGATTTTTTATGACTGCACGACCCTCTATTTTGAGTCTTTTACTGAGGATGAGTTGCGGGAAAAAGGATTGAGCAAGGAACATAAGTTCATTGAAAGCCAGGTGTTACTGGCCATGATGGTGACCAGGGAAGGACTTCCTCTTGGATATTGTGATCGGAAAACAAGAATAAGCCAATTTCGGAAAATAAGAATCACCCAGGGTTAG
- a CDS encoding CDGSH iron-sulfur domain-containing protein, giving the protein MEKNRPCIILEQPGTRYYCACGKSGTQPHCDGSHKGSGLHPWKVEIETEKKVAICTCGISKKLPFCDGAHKTLG; this is encoded by the coding sequence ATGGAAAAAAACAGGCCCTGCATCATACTGGAGCAGCCGGGAACCAGATACTACTGCGCATGCGGAAAATCCGGCACCCAGCCCCACTGCGACGGATCGCACAAAGGCAGCGGTCTGCACCCATGGAAAGTTGAAATCGAAACCGAAAAAAAGGTAGCCATCTGCACCTGCGGGATCTCCAAAAAACTCCCCTTCTGCGACGGAGCCCATAAAACGCTCGGCTGA
- the rsfS gene encoding ribosome silencing factor, with protein sequence MTKSDNDVKKTDVQPKEVDLGQLLARRIAELSLEKKCENVKILDLKRLTSVTDYFVIITADSDRKARAAADHIVAMLKEDDERPLHIEGLDTPHWILLDYVNVVVHIFMPDERRFYDLESLWSDAPVTMVS encoded by the coding sequence ATGACCAAATCAGATAACGATGTAAAAAAAACGGATGTGCAGCCAAAAGAGGTCGACCTCGGTCAACTTCTTGCGCGACGCATCGCCGAACTCTCTCTCGAAAAAAAATGTGAGAATGTAAAAATTCTCGATCTCAAACGGCTGACCTCGGTAACCGATTATTTCGTCATCATTACCGCCGATTCCGACCGAAAAGCAAGAGCCGCCGCCGACCATATCGTCGCAATGCTCAAAGAGGACGACGAACGCCCGCTGCATATCGAAGGTCTCGACACCCCGCACTGGATTCTGCTTGACTATGTCAATGTTGTAGTCCATATATTCATGCCCGATGAACGACGTTTCTACGACCTTGAATCCCTCTGGTCCGACGCGCCGGTCACCATGGTCTCATGA
- a CDS encoding polysaccharide biosynthesis/export family protein, with translation MRFTKILTVALLSLQCMAFFGMSGKAEAAQYGTSDISAQLFSGEQQQTTRQVYNPLAGPQYPIIQDSYFTDDYGNILMIVNVLGEVNKQGQLVVRENVDFATILALAGGIKQEANLKKVVVARQNPEKNGIQAYTIDIKKYYKHGDRSSFIALKPNDTIIIPEKAISLTKIARVMSIIYPWVSIYNIIQSN, from the coding sequence ATGCGCTTTACAAAAATTCTTACCGTCGCCCTGCTCTCACTCCAATGTATGGCCTTTTTCGGCATGAGCGGCAAAGCCGAAGCTGCACAATACGGTACATCAGATATTTCTGCCCAACTCTTTTCCGGAGAGCAGCAGCAGACGACTCGTCAGGTATACAATCCGCTTGCCGGTCCGCAGTACCCTATCATCCAGGACTCCTACTTTACCGACGACTACGGCAACATCCTCATGATCGTCAACGTGCTTGGCGAGGTCAACAAGCAGGGACAGCTCGTGGTGCGCGAAAATGTCGATTTCGCGACGATCCTTGCCCTTGCCGGAGGGATCAAACAGGAGGCGAATCTGAAAAAAGTGGTGGTTGCCCGGCAGAACCCTGAAAAAAACGGCATTCAGGCATACACGATCGACATCAAGAAATACTACAAGCATGGCGACCGTTCATCTTTTATCGCCCTCAAGCCAAACGATACCATCATCATCCCCGAAAAGGCGATCAGTCTTACCAAGATTGCCCGTGTCATGAGCATTATCTATCCCTGGGTGAGCATCTACAACATCATCCAGAGTAATTAA